In Perognathus longimembris pacificus isolate PPM17 chromosome 23, ASM2315922v1, whole genome shotgun sequence, a single genomic region encodes these proteins:
- the Coro1a gene encoding coronin-1A: MSRQVVRSSKFRHVFGQPAKADQCYEDVRVSQTTWDSGFCAVNPKFMALICEASGGGAFLVLPLSKTGRVDKNVPLVCGHTAPVLDIAWCPHNDNVIASGSEDCMVMVWEIPDGGLTLPLREPVVTLEGHTKRVGIVAWHPTAQNVLLSAGCDNVILVWDVGTGAAVLTLGPDVHPDTIYSVDWSRDGALICTSCRDKRVRIIEPRKGTVVAEKDRPHEGTRPVHAVFVSEGKILTTGFSRMSERQVALWDTKHLEEPLSLQELDTSSGVLLPFFDPDTNIVYLCGKGDSSIRYFEITSEAPFLHYLSMFSSKESQRGMGYMPKRGLEVNKCEIARFYKLHERKCEPIAMTVPRKSDLFQEDLYPPTAGPDPALTAEEWLGGRNAGPLLISLKDGYVPPKSRELRVNRGLDSTRRRVAPEAGGTPNPDAVSHLEEEMGKLQATVQELQKRLDRLEEMVQAK; this comes from the exons ATGAGCCGGCAGGTGGTCCGTTCCAGTAAGTTCCGCCACGTGTTCGGACAGCCAGCCAAGGCTGACCAGTGCTACGAGGATGTGCGTGTCTCACAGACCACCTGGGACAGCGGCTTCTGTGCTGTCAACCCCAAGTTCATGGCCTTGATCTGTGAAGCCAGTGGGGGTGGAGCCTTcctggtgctgcccctgagcaag ACTGGACGAGTGGACAAGAACGTGCCCCTGGTCTGCGGCCACACAGCCCCTGTGTTGGACATTGCCTGGTGCCCACACAATGACAACGTCATTGCCAGTGGCTCTGAGGACTGCATGGTCATG GTATGGGAGATCCCAGATGGGGGCCTGACACTGCCCCTGAGGGAGCCCGTTGTCACCCTGGAGGGCCACACCAAGCGGGTGGGCATCGTGGCCTGGCACCCCACAGCCCAGAATGTGCTGCTCAGTGCAG GTTGTGATAACGTGATCCTGGTGTGGGATGTGGGCACTGGAGCGGCTGTGCTGACGCTGGGCCCAGATGTGCACCCAGACACAATCTACAGTGTGGACTGGAGTAGAGATGGTGCCCTCATCTGCACCTCCTGCCGTGACAAGCGCGTGCGAATCATAGAACCTCGCAAAGGCACTGTGGTAGCT GAGAAGGACCGACCTCACGAGGGGACCCGGCCTGTACACGCCGTGTTTGTGTCAGAAGGGAAGATCCTGACCACAGGCTTTAGTCGCATGAGTGAGCGGCAGGTGGCGCTGTGGGACACA AAACACTTGGAGGAGCCACTGTCCCTGCAGGAGCTGGACACCAGCAGTGGAGTCTTGTTGCCCTTCTTTGACCCTGACACCAATATTGTCTACCTCTGTGGCAAG GGGGACAGTTCTATCCGGTACTTTGAGATCACCTCGGAGGCCCCGTTCCTGCACTATCTCTCCATGTTCAGTTCCAAGGAGTCACAGCGTGGTATGGGTTACATGCCCAAACGTGGCCTGGAAGTGAACAAGTGTGAGATTGCCAG ATTCTACAAGCTGCATGAGCGGAAGTGCGAGCCCATCGCCATGACAGTGCCTAGGAAG TCGGACCTGTTCCAGGAGGACCTGTACCCACCTACTGCCGGGCCTGATCCCGCCCTCACAGCTGAGGAGTGGTTAGGGGGCCGCAATGCCGggcccctcctcatttccctcaagGATGGCTATGTACCCCCCAAGAGTCGGGAGCTTCGGGTCAACCGGGGCCTGGACAGCACACGCAGGAGGGTGGCACCAGAGGCTGGTGGCACTCCTAACCCG GATGCCGTGTCCCATctggaggaggagatggggaagCTGCAGGCCACAGTGCAGGAGCTCCAGAAGCGCTTGGACAGGCTGGAGGAGATGGTCCAGGCCAAGTAG
- the LOC125340731 gene encoding bolA-like protein 2, with protein MELAAGCLREKLLRGLEAEHVEVEDTTFNRCATSFRVLVVSAKFEGKPLLQRHRLVNECLAKELQCIHAFELKTLTPEQWRKQCHK; from the exons ATGGAACTCGCCGCCGGCTGCCTCCGGGAGAAGCTGCTGCGGGGCCTGGAGGCGGAGCACGTG GAAGTGGAGGACACGACTTTCAACCGTTGCGCCACCAGCTTCCGAGTCCTCGTCGTGTCGGCGAAGTTCGAGGGGAAGCCACTGCTTCAGAGACACCG GCTGGTGAATGAGTGCCTAGCGAAGGAGCTCCAGTGCATCCATGCCTTTGAGCTGAAAACCCTGACCCCAGAGCAGTGGAGGAAGCAGTGTCATAAATGA